The DNA window TGTCGTGCGGGagtttttgtatttgttttggTTGTGGTGATTGTATGTACCTTGGATACTGCCGTCCGGGGTTTTCCGTAATATGCACAGTACTGACGCATTGGACACTGATTGTCATACTTACACAGCGTGGTCTGAGAATAGGTAAATCCGTATATAATATCTCTGATCATATAAACCACTTTCATCACTCCAGAAGTGTTAGAAAATTATTACATAAATATTCACAGATGGGTTTTAGGCATTTTGGTTTTACCGTTCTAGACATTTAATCGTTGTAGGTAATATTTCTTTGGATCAAGTTATTCCCGAAGTGTCATGTACGATGGTGGTATATAAAAATGACACCTCGGTTAAAGCAAAGTTGAACCAATCTACCAACCGTTATCATCGCTGGTCCAAAAATAGCATCAAACTATAGCGAACTCATCCGAAAGAGCTAAGGACGTACCTCCcctaagtccactatgtcagctTTATGAATGCTAAGTACCATATACATAACCAGTTAGCAGCTCACTCACTCACATTTTCCACCCTTCATTCCTCTTTAGCAGATCGAATTCTTTCCGGCGATTGATCGCACTAACAGCGCCCCCGCCGCCGGTCAGTTCTTTTCCAATCCAGGTAGGCAGAAAGTGAAAATTAATCTGCTTATGCACACCAGTCTGCCAGACTGTCTACCCCCCATTGAAtggtatttaaaaaattaacacTTTCCATTATGCTAACGaccctgctgctgctgccgatCGACGGGGTGATTTAGTTCGTTATTTAATCCGCGATCCttttttttgagaaattttttttttcggttgcCATCTATCAAACGGGCGTGACGGGATGGTTATGAATGCGATGAAAACCAACTCATACATTGACGTACGTACACGTACCGATGTTCGCACAAAGTCAAGGACTGGAAAAGGCGCTTATCGCCGAATGAGGCGTGAAAAGTGTTTTCCGCCAATGTCGCCGGTGCCGAATCGGGACCGGACGAACGGACGATCGGGCAGGCGGATTCAGGTTGGAAAATCTCATACCAGCTGGGGTGCGTTGTTGTGTAGTTGGTGGCTGTTCAAATGGAAAAATAACATTCGAATCATTTCGAATATTTgttaaaaggaaagaaagcagtCGTTTGCGGTTTAATGGGCACGGCTTGGATGGAGGGTGAGCAAAAGATTTGAAGAATTTGGTTCAGCTGCAGGCTGCTTGCGTTGATCGACCGCACACTTTTCACGCTTTGATTAGTTTCGGTTTGCCACTGGTTTCTACCGTGATAATGGCCATTGAAATGTagcttttgttgttgttgttgagtGGCCGGTAAAAGCCGTACCGCGTAAGGATCGCCTGGGTGGTGTGGGTGGTATGCGATCGTGAGACTGATGAACGAGTTGGTATTTCTTGGCACGCGAGAGTTGCATCCTCGCTGGTTGGGAGAAAAGGGAAAAGCGTGTGTGCTGTGTGTAAACATGCCTTTCGTCTGCAACCGGAGCTCCGAGGGTAATAGAATAGAACGGAATTAATGTACGTGAGTGAATGCTTGTCCCGCTCTCACTCGAAGGCCTGCTTTTCCACTGCCTGGGTGGGTTGTGTTCCACTGCCATCACCACCGTCACCGTGGCTGCCGCGGAAAACTGGTTGTAGTGGTAGTTCGCTGACTGATAGTAATTGTTGTTGTTGCAGGCTGATGTGAGCTGCAGTTGCAGTAGAAGATGATGCACCCGCAAGTCTCGCGTGCACTTAACGGCCAATGATGCGGCGTTAGATGaagtgtatgtgtgtttgtgtgtggtTGTATGTATAGTAGTTCGATTTTCTAGTGCATATACTCTATGCTGACGATCGTACGCCAAGTGCCGGTGCCCGATTCAGGGTGGGGAGGAGGAGGAAAACTCTGATCGGACCCTGGCTGGAAAAAGGAAAATTGAACCTGCCAGGGCTGGTGGTATATATTGCCGGATCATATCGGAGATAGGCACAGTGTGATTTCATTCGTCTACAGTTCTAGAACTATCCCAAGCAGAGAGTGAGAGGTTCCGTGCAGCGGTTCAACTTTGTAATCTGTTTTCCTCGCAAAACAGATTTACTTAAGCATACAAATTAGTGATAAGTTTTGTCCGTGGAAACACATAGTCCGGAATAGAATGAAGATGTTCAAGTGCCTACTGGTGATAAGCTGCCTGGCTTCAGTGTCCTTCGCTCACAGTGCATCCGCGGCGCATTCGATCAATTCGAACACGATTGACGATAGCCATGAcccacagcagcagcaacagacGCCCCGTTCTGGGTCGTACGTGGACGAGATTAAGTACCTGTACAAAACGTACAAGGATTGTGCCAACTCTGATGTCTCAGCCTGTCTGAAGATGAAACTGTTCACCATTCTGGACCGAGTGGCACGATCACTCAAGGATTTCAAGATCTCCGAAGGTGTTAAGTTCGTCCGCGATCAGGAAGTCCCTATCGACAGCACACCAGTCAAAACGGAAGCTCAGCTCGAGTTGGAGCTGCCACGTTCGATGGATGAAAAGGAACGTTCCTTAAACTCGATGCTGTTCGATAAGGTCCTATCCTTCTTCCAAACCCATACCCTGCAAGTGAGTATACGCTGTACAGCGGTAGAGAAAGATCATACGCTAAACGTTTGAAATACTTTTCCCTGACAGGTCAAGTTCCCATCCAGCGAAGAGATTAAGCGCTCCATGGAGGAAGTCCGTGCTGGAGGCGGTGGTCTCGGTGGTGGCGGTGGATACGGCGGTGGTCTCGGCAACAAGGACAAGAAGAACGGACACTGGATCATGATCCCACTCCTGCTCGGCAGCACCCTGGTCCCACTTGCCTTCGGTGCCCTAGCTTTGCTGGCCGGTAAAGCTTTGATCGTATCCAAGCTCGCTCTCGCTCTCGCCTCCATCATCGGCATCAAGAAGCTGATCTCCAACACCGGTGGCCATCACGAATCTGCCCATGAAGTTGTCGTCTCCGGTGGACATGGTGGCAGCTGGGGCCGTATCGGAACACCCCAGGGTCTAGCCTACAACGGTTACGGACACTACGCCCAGTAAGATCGTCTAGATTAAGGCGTATCGAGTGAATGAAAGAGATGAAAGCAACACGCTAAGCCAAAGCTTGTGAAGGAAgctcacaaaaaaaaaacaacacatCCCGACTCGCCAACACAAACACCCACCCACCAACATACAGACAGACACACGAACAGTACACACAGCTAGACTCGAGTGTTTCAGGAAAATGATGACTGTTgattgaaaaatggaaaatccaagttttttgttttgtttttgcgtTACCTCACCTATTTCTCTCTCTCTACTTCTGTTCTATGATCAACCAAAATGTGAAGGAATGAAACCGTTCCAGCTCCTGGTTTTTGAAGCAAAACAACCttagcattttttaaaaatagtttttaaaaatttgctaacatatttatttaacttaattgtaatttaatttattacacTCGAAGAActgattatttatttaattaagtcTCTTAAGATTCATTTGTAAAAAGCCGAATAAACAAAAAAGATGaataatggaaaaatggaaaccgGCGTCCCCCTTACACTGAATATTTTTAATCCGAACAAGCAACCAAATTCCGGTCACCAACCAAACAGGTCCCTGTTCTCATTTTACTTTCGCACCATCTGATCAGTCAGTGCAATCTACCAAACGAATCAACCCACTTCCCTGGTGAAAGAAAGACAGTCTTCAGCAGCCACTCGTGTGTCCCACAAAACGCTACCTCAATCTAGATTGATTTTTTGCTTTCTGCATTCATCCAAGCGAGAAAAACTAGTTTCCAGCATCGACTATCGGAAAAACTGGAAAGCCAGACGCACGCTCGACGCTGGTCGGAGTTTTCACTATCGCAACACGCACTTTCTTACATCCGATAGTTAGCAGCCTGGCCATTCGCCGTCATTTGCTGACTGGCACAGCAAATCTCCGGGGCGCGGTGGGATGGCCAATTCTGCGGTCCAGTGATTTCCGCGCTTAACCAGCATGTTGATATGCGAAAGTTTTAATGCAATTCCTACCATTTTCACTTCGACGCTACTACGTCTGGCGGGTACGAGCAACGACGGTCAAGGGAAAGGCGGGGAGGCGGGAAATTAGAAATGGAAAATGATATGAATATGAATGATACGTAGATAGGTAGGTGCCTGTCGAGTAGTGCAACGGTTGCAATTACGAATTTCACGCTGAACGATTTGTGGGTGGGCGGTAAAACTGCAAACAAAATGATTACCTTGTTTCAAAGGATACGCTGGCAGGTTTCCCGACGAAATCTGTGGCAATCGTGTGTGGCGATAAGTGAGTGGCTTTCCACTGTTTGCCTGTTCAATTGGCACTCTTGGGTTTAATTTGAATAGTCAATGACGGGACGTGGATTTATTT is part of the Topomyia yanbarensis strain Yona2022 chromosome 1, ASM3024719v1, whole genome shotgun sequence genome and encodes:
- the LOC131677384 gene encoding uncharacterized protein LOC131677384, with the translated sequence MKMFKCLLVISCLASVSFAHSASAAHSINSNTIDDSHDPQQQQQTPRSGSYVDEIKYLYKTYKDCANSDVSACLKMKLFTILDRVARSLKDFKISEGVKFVRDQEVPIDSTPVKTEAQLELELPRSMDEKERSLNSMLFDKVLSFFQTHTLQVKFPSSEEIKRSMEEVRAGGGGLGGGGGYGGGLGNKDKKNGHWIMIPLLLGSTLVPLAFGALALLAGKALIVSKLALALASIIGIKKLISNTGGHHESAHEVVVSGGHGGSWGRIGTPQGLAYNGYGHYAQ